The following coding sequences lie in one Halogeometricum rufum genomic window:
- a CDS encoding superoxide dismutase yields the protein MTDGPPPESDSGTNFGRRTVLQGLGAAAGTTLLGSGVASATESDDGDGPPYELPPLPYDYDALEPHVDARIMELHHDSHHQGYVDGANAAVERLAEMRASGDYDRIKHVERDLSFDLSGHVLHSIFWENMSPDGGGRPRGSLGDRITADFGSFERMREQFSAAASSVEGSGWGALLYDHRSDSLLVTQVEDHNDLAVQGGTPILVLDVWEHAYYLQYENRRSEYVDAFWNVVDWADVKERYEAARGATLLGES from the coding sequence ATGACAGACGGTCCCCCTCCCGAGTCGGACTCGGGCACGAACTTCGGTCGACGGACGGTACTACAAGGTCTCGGCGCTGCCGCGGGAACGACGCTCCTCGGTTCGGGCGTCGCCTCGGCGACAGAGAGCGACGACGGCGACGGTCCCCCGTACGAACTGCCGCCGTTGCCGTACGACTACGACGCCCTGGAACCGCACGTCGACGCGCGCATCATGGAACTCCACCACGACAGCCACCACCAGGGGTACGTCGACGGCGCGAACGCGGCCGTCGAGCGACTGGCCGAGATGCGTGCGTCCGGCGACTACGACCGCATCAAACACGTCGAGCGCGACCTGTCGTTCGACCTCTCGGGGCACGTCCTCCACTCGATATTCTGGGAGAACATGTCGCCCGACGGCGGCGGCCGACCGAGGGGGTCGCTCGGAGACCGGATTACGGCCGACTTCGGGTCGTTCGAGCGGATGCGCGAGCAGTTCTCGGCGGCCGCCTCGAGCGTCGAAGGATCGGGTTGGGGAGCGCTCCTCTACGACCACCGGTCGGACTCGCTCCTCGTCACGCAGGTCGAAGACCACAACGACCTCGCGGTGCAGGGCGGCACGCCGATTCTCGTCCTCGACGTCTGGGAGCACGCGTACTACCTCCAGTACGAGAACCGTCGCTCGGAGTACGTCGACGCGTTCTGGAACGTCGTCGACTGGGCCGACGTGAAAGAGCGGTACGAGGCGGCACGAGGGGCGACGCTCCTCGGCGAGAGCTGA
- a CDS encoding amidohydrolase, translated as MNTLCLAGGRVLRPDCTVAAADVVVDSDAGRVRAVGEGIAADYDADETLDAEGCLVTPGLVNAHTHAAMTLLRGYADDKPLDSWLREDIWPAEAALEPEDVRAGTELGILEMIRSGTTAFADMYFEVPEVVAAVERSGVRARLGHGVVTVAKDDEDAAADVEESLAVAREFDGAADDRVRTAFMPHSLTTVGEAFLREATAEAREDGIPLHFHANETTDEVDPIVEERDQRPLAYADELGMLTDEDFVAHGVHVTDDEIALLAERGTGVIHCPASNMKLASGIAPVQRMLDAGVTVGVGTDGAASNNDLDLFDELRDAAMLGKLGAEDAAAVPAEAAVTAATAGSADAVGLPGGRIEEGAAADFAVVDLDAPHLAPAHDEVSHLAYAVRGSDVRHTVCDGQVLMRDREVLTLDEERVVETARERAASLAERAE; from the coding sequence GACGTGGTCGTCGACAGCGACGCCGGCCGCGTCCGAGCGGTCGGCGAGGGTATCGCCGCCGACTACGACGCCGACGAGACGTTGGACGCCGAGGGCTGTCTGGTGACGCCCGGCCTCGTCAACGCCCACACGCACGCCGCCATGACGCTCCTCCGCGGGTACGCCGACGACAAACCGCTCGACTCGTGGCTCCGAGAGGACATCTGGCCCGCCGAGGCGGCCCTCGAACCCGAGGACGTGCGCGCCGGCACCGAACTCGGCATCCTCGAGATGATTCGCTCGGGCACGACGGCGTTCGCGGACATGTACTTCGAGGTGCCCGAGGTAGTCGCGGCAGTCGAGCGGTCGGGCGTGCGCGCCCGCCTCGGCCACGGCGTCGTCACCGTCGCGAAGGACGACGAGGACGCCGCCGCGGACGTGGAAGAGAGCCTCGCCGTCGCCCGCGAGTTCGACGGCGCGGCCGACGACCGCGTCCGCACCGCGTTCATGCCCCACTCGCTCACCACCGTCGGCGAGGCGTTCCTCCGCGAGGCGACGGCCGAGGCCCGCGAGGACGGCATCCCGCTCCACTTCCACGCCAACGAGACGACCGACGAGGTGGACCCCATCGTCGAGGAACGCGACCAGCGACCACTCGCGTACGCCGACGAACTCGGCATGCTCACCGACGAGGACTTCGTCGCCCACGGCGTCCACGTGACCGACGACGAGATTGCGCTCCTCGCGGAACGCGGCACCGGCGTGATTCACTGCCCCGCCTCGAACATGAAACTCGCCTCCGGCATCGCACCCGTCCAGCGCATGCTCGACGCGGGCGTGACCGTCGGCGTCGGCACCGACGGCGCCGCCTCGAACAACGACCTCGACCTGTTCGACGAACTGCGCGACGCCGCGATGCTCGGCAAACTCGGCGCCGAGGACGCCGCCGCCGTCCCCGCCGAAGCCGCGGTCACCGCCGCCACCGCCGGAAGCGCCGACGCCGTCGGCCTGCCCGGCGGCCGCATCGAGGAGGGGGCCGCCGCGGACTTCGCCGTCGTGGACCTCGACGCGCCCCACCTCGCTCCCGCCCACGACGAGGTGAGCCACCTCGCCTACGCCGTCCGCGGGTCCGACGTGCGCCACACCGTCTGCGACGGACAGGTGCTGATGCGGGACCGCGAGGTGCTGACGCTGGACGAGGAACGGGTGGTCGAGACGGCGCGGGAACGGGCGGCGTCGCTGGCCGAACGGGCGGAGTGA
- a CDS encoding adenosylhomocysteinase — MSDYPPVSEHLDDVESAREEGRRKMDWALQHMPILNELRDQFEAEKPLDGQVIGMAMHVEAKTANLVELLALGGAEVAITGCNPLSTHDDVSAALDANDAITSYAVRGVDEDDYYAAIESVIDHEPTVTVDDGMDMVFAIHEDHPELIDTIVGGAEETTTGVHRLRAMDDDGELNYPVFAVNDTPMKRLFDNVHGTGESSLANIAMTTNVSFASKNVVVAGYGYCGKGVAKKASGQNANVVVTEVEPRRALEAHMEGYEVLPMKEAAKKGDIFVTTTGNRDIITEEDFEVMKDGAILSNAGHFDIEIDLDALSDLAVEEYEARDGVRAYEMDDGRRLNVLAEGRLVNLASPIALGHPIEVMDQSFGVQAVCVRELVENGDAYDAGVHDVPDELDKEVAEIKLAAEGVEIDALTDEQREYMGSWSHGT; from the coding sequence ATGAGTGACTACCCCCCCGTGAGCGAGCATCTCGACGACGTCGAGAGCGCTCGCGAAGAGGGACGACGCAAGATGGACTGGGCGCTGCAGCACATGCCCATCCTGAACGAACTGCGCGACCAGTTCGAGGCCGAGAAACCGCTCGACGGGCAGGTCATCGGCATGGCGATGCACGTCGAAGCGAAGACGGCCAACCTCGTGGAACTGCTGGCCCTCGGCGGCGCGGAAGTCGCCATCACCGGCTGTAACCCCCTCTCGACGCACGACGACGTGAGCGCTGCCCTCGACGCCAACGACGCCATCACCTCCTACGCCGTCCGCGGCGTGGACGAGGACGACTACTACGCCGCCATCGAGTCGGTCATCGACCACGAACCGACCGTCACCGTCGACGACGGGATGGACATGGTGTTCGCCATCCACGAGGACCACCCCGAACTCATCGACACCATCGTCGGCGGCGCCGAGGAGACGACGACGGGCGTCCACCGCCTCCGCGCGATGGACGACGACGGCGAACTGAACTACCCCGTCTTCGCCGTCAACGACACGCCGATGAAGCGCCTGTTCGACAACGTCCACGGCACGGGCGAGTCCTCGCTGGCCAACATCGCCATGACGACGAACGTCTCGTTCGCCTCCAAGAACGTCGTCGTCGCGGGCTACGGCTACTGCGGCAAGGGCGTCGCGAAGAAAGCGTCCGGGCAGAACGCCAACGTCGTCGTCACCGAAGTCGAACCCCGCCGCGCCCTCGAAGCCCACATGGAGGGCTACGAGGTGCTCCCGATGAAGGAAGCCGCGAAGAAGGGCGACATCTTCGTGACGACGACGGGCAACCGCGACATCATCACCGAGGAGGACTTCGAGGTGATGAAGGACGGCGCCATCCTCTCGAACGCCGGCCACTTCGACATCGAAATCGACCTCGACGCCCTCTCGGACCTCGCCGTCGAGGAGTACGAGGCGCGCGACGGCGTCCGCGCCTACGAGATGGACGACGGCCGCCGCCTGAACGTCCTCGCGGAGGGTCGCCTCGTCAACCTCGCCTCGCCCATCGCGCTGGGTCACCCCATCGAGGTGATGGACCAGTCGTTCGGCGTGCAGGCCGTCTGCGTCCGCGAACTCGTGGAGAACGGCGACGCCTACGACGCGGGCGTCCACGACGTGCCCGACGAGCTAGACAAGGAAGTCGCCGAGATAAAACTCGCCGCCGAGGGCGTCGAGATAGACGCGCTCACGGACGAACAGCGCGAGTACATGGGTAGCTGGAGTCACGGCACGTAA
- a CDS encoding cyclodeaminase/cyclohydrolase family protein translates to MSYEEQPIGAFLDAVASERVVPAGGTSAAVVGATGAALCEMVCIHTLAKSERSGEGSALASAGEELAALRRQLLTLADRDADAVEALLSADDGERTTAAKRATGVPLSTAEACLAVVESAAVVAAEGTPNAVPDAGTGVFLAHAALRASTFTVRCNLDAIDDPSVVDRMRRRATELEADADRAVDEAMAAVRDAS, encoded by the coding sequence ATGAGCTACGAAGAACAGCCGATCGGCGCGTTCCTCGACGCCGTCGCTTCCGAACGGGTGGTCCCCGCGGGCGGGACGTCGGCCGCGGTGGTCGGCGCGACCGGGGCCGCCCTCTGCGAGATGGTGTGCATCCACACGCTGGCGAAGTCGGAGCGGTCGGGCGAGGGGTCGGCGCTGGCGTCCGCCGGCGAGGAACTGGCGGCACTGCGGCGCCAACTGCTGACGCTGGCCGACCGGGACGCCGACGCGGTCGAGGCGTTGCTCTCGGCCGACGACGGCGAGCGCACGACGGCGGCGAAGCGCGCGACCGGGGTCCCCCTCTCGACCGCGGAGGCGTGTCTCGCCGTCGTCGAGTCCGCGGCCGTCGTCGCGGCCGAGGGGACGCCGAACGCCGTCCCGGACGCGGGAACCGGCGTCTTCCTCGCCCACGCCGCCCTGCGAGCGTCGACGTTCACCGTCCGGTGTAACCTCGACGCGATAGACGACCCGTCGGTCGTCGACCGGATGCGACGGCGAGCGACCGAACTGGAGGCGGACGCCGACCGGGCGGTCGACGAGGCGATGGCGGCCGTCCGCGACGCGTCCTGA